A portion of the Paenibacillus hamazuiensis genome contains these proteins:
- a CDS encoding ABC transporter permease yields the protein MAAKILPSDRTGVSYETKRSFLNLLRKHKAIYLISLPGILYFIIFKYIPLLGSVMAFQNYNIFKGISGSPWVGLEHFQRMFAYDEFLRILKNTLLIGLYDLVFAFPFPILLALLLNEMRIAIYKRIVQTVIYMPHFLSWVIIGGIAVGILSPTTGLVNHVLGMFGIESIYFLGEEKYIRGILVGAGIWKDSGWGTIVYLAALAGINPDLYEAAVIDGANRWRQTWSITLPSILPTITILFLLHIGNFLDFGFERVYVFLNGLNAANGDILDTYIYRVGLLERQYSYTTAVGLFKSVVGLLLIVLGNTLSKKATGESLY from the coding sequence ATGGCCGCCAAAATATTGCCAAGCGATCGGACCGGCGTAAGCTATGAAACGAAGCGGAGTTTTTTGAATCTCCTGCGCAAGCATAAGGCGATTTACCTAATATCGCTGCCGGGTATTTTGTATTTCATCATATTCAAGTACATTCCGCTGCTCGGTTCGGTGATGGCTTTTCAAAACTACAACATCTTCAAGGGCATCAGCGGCAGCCCGTGGGTCGGGCTGGAGCATTTTCAGCGGATGTTCGCCTACGACGAGTTTTTGCGCATTTTGAAAAATACGCTGCTGATCGGGCTGTACGATCTCGTCTTTGCGTTTCCGTTCCCGATCCTGCTCGCTTTGCTGCTGAACGAGATGCGCATCGCGATTTACAAGCGGATCGTGCAGACGGTCATCTATATGCCGCACTTCTTGTCGTGGGTCATCATCGGCGGCATCGCCGTAGGCATTTTGTCCCCGACGACCGGGCTTGTCAACCACGTGCTCGGCATGTTCGGGATCGAGTCGATTTATTTCCTCGGCGAAGAGAAGTATATTCGCGGCATTCTCGTCGGAGCGGGCATTTGGAAAGACAGCGGATGGGGCACGATCGTCTATTTGGCGGCGCTCGCCGGGATTAACCCGGATCTGTACGAAGCGGCGGTCATCGATGGGGCGAACCGCTGGCGGCAGACGTGGTCGATTACGCTGCCGAGCATACTGCCGACGATCACGATTTTATTTTTGCTGCATATCGGCAATTTCCTCGATTTCGGCTTCGAGCGGGTGTATGTGTTTCTAAACGGGCTGAACGCGGCGAACGGCGATATACTGGATACTTACATTTACCGCGTCGGACTGCTAGAGAGGCAGTATAGCTACACGACCGCCGTCGGGTTGTTCAAATCGGTCGTCGGCCTTCTGCTGATCGTGCTCGGCAATACGCTCAGCAAAAAAGCGACAGGCGAATCACTCTACTAG
- a CDS encoding carbohydrate ABC transporter permease, with product MITTAGERSFRFVNYVLMAAFACMMIFPLLHVLAQSLSSNLAINAGRVTLWPVDFTWSNYAVILKDASVWRAFKVSVFITIFGTLLNLVATASLAYPLSRPEYAGRKYVLLMILVTLIFHAPLIPNYLLIKNLHLLDTVWALMFPAMISAFNLFVMRSFFMNIPAELIDCGRMDGCSELRIVWSVVLPLSKPAMATMGLFYAVSHWNAYSNALFFINDRTLYPLQVRLREIVISDYFGSSNSFDVAGTMSPEGVKMAIIAVSSLPIMMIYPFLQRHFIQGMMVGSIKS from the coding sequence ATGATTACAACGGCAGGCGAACGTTCCTTTCGGTTTGTCAATTACGTGTTGATGGCGGCTTTTGCATGCATGATGATTTTTCCGCTGCTTCACGTGCTGGCCCAATCGCTCAGCAGCAACCTCGCGATCAATGCGGGCCGGGTTACGCTCTGGCCGGTCGATTTTACATGGTCGAATTATGCGGTGATCCTGAAGGACGCATCCGTGTGGCGGGCGTTTAAAGTCAGCGTCTTCATTACGATATTCGGCACGCTGCTTAATCTCGTGGCGACGGCGTCGCTCGCTTATCCGCTGTCGAGGCCGGAATACGCCGGACGCAAATACGTGCTGCTGATGATTTTGGTCACGTTGATTTTTCACGCGCCGCTCATTCCGAATTACTTGCTGATCAAAAACCTGCACCTGCTCGACACCGTTTGGGCGCTCATGTTTCCGGCGATGATCAGCGCGTTTAACCTGTTTGTCATGCGTTCGTTTTTCATGAACATTCCCGCGGAGCTGATCGACTGCGGGCGCATGGACGGCTGCAGCGAGCTGCGCATCGTCTGGAGCGTCGTGCTTCCGCTGTCCAAGCCGGCGATGGCGACGATGGGGCTTTTTTACGCGGTATCGCATTGGAATGCATATTCGAACGCGCTTTTCTTCATCAACGACCGGACGCTTTACCCACTGCAGGTCAGGCTTCGCGAGATCGTCATCTCCGATTACTTCGGATCCTCGAACAGCTTCGATGTGGCCGGGACGATGTCGCCCGAAGGCGTGAAAATGGCCATCATCGCCGTCTCGTCGCTGCCGATCATGATGATCTATCCGTTTTTGCAGCGGCATTTTATTCAGGGGATGATGGTCGGTTCGATCAAATCGTAG
- a CDS encoding extracellular solute-binding protein produces MKKSVTVVLASSLALGSLAACSPANDSKGTSTGTGNEKLKFSISLTTSGNNYAESSPDINKDKWVQKLEELTNADFDIRLIPLKEFDQKMAVMFAGGDIPDVVQNVGGATGKSMSGSIEAGIFMPLDDLLKQYAPNLMKQVPKEAWDVVSYQGKIYGVPAWISNPSRRGLYIRTDLLQKSGLPEPKTVDDFLNVMRAFKKLGVENPYQIRENFKYADTILGAYDVLPSQFEIQNDQVVPKFFDVENMTKALQAYKTMYDEGLIPKDFATVSSTDYSKNIESGKSGMWTANAESLPSFRSKIAAAAPGSKVDIIGSPRGPENRGGHLLYAPLSTSLYINAKVKPEKAAQIVKLLDWMLTPEAEKFFSIGIEGENYTVENGKINYKFPKTKEEVDEEGFRGNLWWAHDITLNRLRSGLSQDGQDLIKAFDTVLAKEGLGTVRFNPTLNTFSKYPDLAPIGDDTGPKLILDHMVKMIYGKEPISDWPKVIEEYKTKGGNEILKEATERYKKKEGVTVVNNR; encoded by the coding sequence ATGAAAAAAAGTGTTACTGTCGTACTCGCAAGCTCGCTTGCGCTTGGGTCGCTCGCAGCGTGCTCGCCCGCAAACGACTCCAAGGGGACAAGCACCGGTACAGGCAATGAGAAGCTGAAGTTCTCCATTTCGTTGACGACCAGCGGCAATAACTATGCGGAAAGCTCGCCCGACATCAACAAGGACAAATGGGTGCAAAAGCTGGAGGAGCTGACGAACGCCGATTTCGACATCCGCCTCATTCCGCTGAAGGAATTCGATCAGAAAATGGCGGTCATGTTCGCCGGAGGAGATATTCCCGATGTGGTGCAAAATGTCGGCGGGGCGACGGGAAAATCGATGTCCGGCTCGATCGAAGCCGGCATCTTCATGCCGCTGGACGATCTGCTCAAGCAGTATGCGCCGAACCTGATGAAGCAGGTGCCGAAGGAAGCTTGGGACGTGGTAAGCTACCAGGGAAAAATTTACGGAGTCCCGGCCTGGATCTCCAACCCGTCCCGCCGAGGTTTGTACATCCGCACCGATCTGCTGCAAAAGTCCGGCCTGCCGGAACCGAAGACGGTCGACGATTTTCTGAACGTGATGCGCGCGTTCAAAAAGTTGGGTGTGGAAAACCCGTACCAAATCCGGGAAAACTTCAAATACGCCGATACGATCCTCGGCGCCTACGATGTGCTCCCGTCCCAGTTCGAGATTCAGAACGACCAGGTGGTGCCGAAATTTTTTGACGTGGAAAATATGACCAAGGCGCTGCAGGCTTACAAAACGATGTACGACGAAGGCCTTATTCCGAAAGATTTCGCGACGGTATCGTCCACCGACTACAGCAAAAACATCGAGTCCGGGAAATCCGGGATGTGGACGGCCAATGCGGAAAGCTTGCCCAGCTTCCGTTCCAAAATCGCCGCGGCGGCACCGGGCTCCAAGGTTGACATCATCGGCTCCCCGCGCGGTCCGGAAAACCGCGGCGGCCATCTGCTGTACGCTCCGCTTTCGACTTCGCTGTACATCAATGCGAAGGTCAAGCCGGAGAAGGCGGCGCAAATTGTCAAGCTGCTCGATTGGATGCTGACACCGGAAGCGGAGAAGTTTTTCAGCATCGGCATCGAAGGGGAAAACTATACGGTCGAGAACGGAAAGATCAACTACAAGTTTCCGAAAACGAAGGAAGAGGTCGACGAAGAAGGGTTCCGCGGCAATTTGTGGTGGGCCCACGACATTACGCTCAACCGGCTGCGTTCCGGGCTGTCCCAAGACGGTCAAGACCTGATCAAAGCGTTCGACACTGTGCTTGCCAAGGAAGGGCTCGGCACGGTGCGGTTTAACCCGACGCTGAACACGTTCTCGAAATATCCGGACCTTGCCCCGATCGGCGACGATACCGGGCCGAAGCTGATACTCGACCATATGGTGAAAATGATTTACGGCAAGGAGCCGATCTCCGATTGGCCGAAGGTTATCGAGGAATACAAGACGAAAGGCGGCAACGAGATTTTGAAGGAAGCGACGGAGCGCTATAAGAAGAAAGAAGGCGTCACGGTCGTTAACAACCGCTAA
- a CDS encoding response regulator transcription factor — protein sequence MKKVLVVDDEPMIRKGLIHMLERYESGGIRAFGAANGEEAIDFIRAESPDLVMTDIRMPKLDGLELCRYISEHHGRSIQSIVISGLGEFSYAQKCLSYGVREYLLKPVTASDLYPVLDKLLKPAKAAAVAAVSISQYEEWIERLEAAVWSVDTEEIAKLLEKGERDYFGKGMSAARMAQIVSDGLTMLVKRLNARSVYSFPEPDRRRDVSSAEQAATLLKEEVFRLCDMLLFWRGGNQKNVWEVAKAFIDEHITEDISLEAVADKVGLAPTYFSHLFKKTANETFVQYRIKKRMEMAKRLLELPHYKVVDVSLEVGYQSYPHFSVLFKKVIGCSPTDYRNSLGIK from the coding sequence ATGAAAAAAGTGCTTGTTGTCGACGACGAACCGATGATTCGCAAAGGTTTGATTCACATGCTCGAACGTTACGAGTCCGGCGGAATTCGCGCTTTTGGCGCAGCGAACGGTGAGGAGGCCATCGATTTTATCCGCGCCGAGTCCCCCGATCTCGTGATGACCGATATCCGCATGCCGAAGCTGGACGGCCTTGAACTGTGCCGTTATATCAGCGAGCACCACGGCAGATCGATTCAATCGATCGTCATCTCGGGTCTCGGCGAGTTTTCCTACGCCCAGAAATGTTTGTCCTACGGTGTACGGGAATATTTGCTGAAGCCGGTTACGGCTTCGGATTTGTATCCGGTGCTGGATAAGCTTTTAAAGCCGGCGAAAGCTGCGGCCGTCGCGGCCGTATCCATCTCGCAATACGAGGAATGGATCGAACGCCTGGAAGCGGCGGTATGGTCGGTCGATACGGAGGAGATTGCCAAGTTGCTGGAGAAAGGTGAACGCGACTATTTCGGCAAAGGGATGAGCGCGGCACGGATGGCGCAGATCGTATCGGACGGCTTGACCATGCTGGTGAAACGGTTGAATGCGCGCAGCGTTTATTCATTCCCCGAACCGGACCGCAGGAGGGACGTTTCCTCCGCGGAACAGGCAGCGACGCTGCTGAAGGAAGAGGTGTTTCGGCTTTGCGACATGCTGCTGTTTTGGCGAGGCGGCAATCAGAAAAACGTGTGGGAGGTGGCGAAGGCGTTCATCGACGAGCACATCACCGAAGACATCAGCCTGGAGGCGGTCGCCGACAAGGTGGGCCTTGCTCCGACCTATTTCAGCCATTTGTTCAAGAAGACGGCCAACGAAACGTTTGTCCAATACCGCATCAAAAAGCGGATGGAAATGGCCAAGCGGCTGCTCGAGCTGCCGCACTACAAAGTCGTCGACGTATCGCTGGAGGTCGGATACCAGAGCTATCCGCATTTTTCGGTGCTGTTCAAGAAGGTGATCGGCTGTTCGCCGACCGACTACCGCAACTCTCTCGGCATCAAGTGA
- a CDS encoding TIM-barrel domain-containing protein, with product MIQLIQPVWQEKAPGVWSAVVGQPKGVTPLSAADCKPLTEALRRMGGAELPFARDEVQVEALAGGGYLLRLPLAEQEKLFGLGLQFMRMNHRGRTRYLRVNSDPKQDTGESHAPVPFYVTDRGCGVLVNTARVVTVHAGATVRADEQRADAARDRNTDRGWQATPVSAYVEIRLPAEGAEVLLFAGANALDTVRRYNLYCGGGTLPPRWGLGFWHRVPKLFSDREAVQEALEFRRRDFPCDVIGLEPGWHSRSYPVTYEWAHDRFPDPRSFVAELGLHGFRVNLWEHPYVSPEAPLYERLRPLSGNYTVWGGLAPDYTLEEAQVLYCSQHEEQHVRIGVSGYKLDECDGSELTNNSWMFPAHAQFPSGHDGEQMRQLYGLLFQKMTEDLYRRQNVRTYGLVRASNAGASSLPYVLYSDLYDHRQFVRALCNASFSGLLWTPEVRKAQNAEDWVRRMQSVVFSPMAMLNAWGDGTKPWSFPEVEHIVRHYIKLRMRLMPYLYTAFARYRFDGTPPFRAMPLVLAEAAEASGGADGGGGMGVPASRTDASAAGPSAAVVENTTDGAYGKTKAKEWDDQFMVGGDLLVAPLFAGEASREVLLPPGVWYGLETGERYDGGVIVTVQSGLERIPVFVREGAVIPLMPALDRAPRAGEKVPLDIVHFGDASGEALLYDDDGETFDYERGQHIWRKLVVRRNGDGSLTGEISDVSADESGGSEVRQHEAANEAGSAGDFYTYDSVQWHLGKRSLADLI from the coding sequence ATGATTCAGCTTATTCAGCCGGTTTGGCAGGAAAAAGCCCCCGGCGTTTGGAGTGCCGTGGTCGGGCAGCCTAAAGGCGTTACGCCGCTCTCTGCGGCCGACTGCAAGCCGCTGACGGAAGCGCTGCGCCGCATGGGCGGGGCCGAGCTTCCGTTTGCACGGGACGAGGTTCAGGTTGAGGCGCTGGCCGGAGGCGGGTATTTGCTGCGGCTTCCGCTGGCCGAGCAGGAGAAGCTGTTCGGCCTTGGCCTGCAGTTTATGCGCATGAACCACCGGGGCCGCACGCGATATTTGCGCGTTAACAGCGACCCGAAGCAGGATACGGGCGAAAGTCATGCGCCCGTGCCGTTTTATGTGACGGACCGCGGCTGCGGCGTGCTCGTCAATACGGCGCGCGTCGTCACCGTGCATGCCGGCGCGACGGTTCGCGCGGACGAGCAGCGGGCGGACGCTGCGCGCGACCGCAACACCGACCGCGGCTGGCAAGCGACGCCGGTATCGGCGTACGTCGAGATCCGGCTGCCTGCCGAAGGCGCGGAGGTGCTGCTGTTTGCCGGCGCGAACGCGCTGGACACGGTGCGCCGGTACAATTTATACTGCGGCGGCGGGACGCTCCCGCCCCGGTGGGGGCTCGGCTTCTGGCACCGCGTGCCGAAGCTGTTTTCAGACCGCGAAGCGGTGCAGGAGGCGCTGGAGTTTCGCCGGCGCGATTTTCCCTGCGACGTGATCGGGCTCGAGCCCGGCTGGCACAGCCGAAGTTATCCGGTTACGTACGAGTGGGCACACGACCGTTTCCCGGACCCGCGCTCGTTTGTTGCCGAGCTCGGATTGCACGGTTTTCGCGTCAATTTGTGGGAGCACCCTTATGTGTCGCCCGAAGCTCCGCTGTACGAGCGGCTGAGGCCGCTGTCCGGCAACTATACCGTCTGGGGCGGGCTTGCCCCCGACTATACGCTGGAGGAAGCGCAGGTGCTGTATTGCAGCCAGCATGAAGAGCAGCATGTGCGCATCGGCGTATCGGGCTACAAGCTCGACGAATGCGACGGCAGCGAGCTGACAAACAATTCGTGGATGTTTCCGGCGCACGCGCAATTTCCTTCAGGGCATGACGGCGAGCAGATGCGGCAGCTTTATGGCCTGCTGTTCCAGAAAATGACGGAAGATTTGTACCGCAGGCAAAACGTTCGGACGTACGGGCTGGTGCGCGCCTCGAACGCCGGCGCTTCCTCGCTGCCGTATGTGCTGTACTCCGATCTGTACGATCACAGGCAGTTTGTGCGGGCGCTATGCAACGCCTCCTTCAGCGGGCTGCTCTGGACTCCCGAGGTGCGCAAAGCGCAAAACGCCGAAGATTGGGTGCGGCGCATGCAAAGCGTCGTCTTCTCGCCGATGGCGATGCTGAACGCTTGGGGCGATGGCACGAAGCCGTGGTCGTTTCCCGAGGTCGAGCATATCGTTCGGCATTACATCAAGCTGCGCATGCGGCTGATGCCTTATTTGTACACGGCGTTTGCCCGCTACCGGTTTGACGGCACGCCGCCCTTCCGGGCGATGCCGTTGGTTCTGGCGGAAGCCGCCGAGGCTTCCGGCGGAGCGGATGGCGGCGGGGGCATGGGGGTCCCTGCCTCACGGACAGACGCTTCGGCGGCGGGTCCGTCCGCGGCGGTCGTCGAAAACACGACCGACGGAGCTTACGGCAAAACGAAGGCGAAAGAATGGGACGACCAGTTTATGGTCGGCGGCGATTTGCTCGTTGCCCCGCTGTTTGCCGGCGAGGCGTCAAGGGAAGTGCTGCTTCCGCCCGGCGTCTGGTACGGCCTTGAAACCGGCGAGCGTTACGACGGCGGCGTGATTGTCACCGTTCAGTCGGGCCTCGAGCGCATCCCGGTTTTCGTGCGGGAAGGTGCGGTCATCCCGCTGATGCCCGCGCTCGACCGCGCCCCGAGGGCAGGCGAAAAAGTGCCGCTGGACATCGTCCACTTCGGCGACGCGTCGGGTGAAGCGCTTCTGTACGACGATGACGGAGAAACGTTTGACTACGAGCGGGGGCAGCATATATGGCGGAAGCTTGTCGTGCGCAGGAACGGGGACGGTTCACTGACCGGAGAAATCTCCGACGTTTCGGCGGATGAGTCGGGTGGTTCGGAGGTGCGGCAGCATGAAGCGGCAAATGAAGCGGGCTCGGCCGGCGATTTTTACACGTACGATTCCGTTCAATGGCATCTGGGCAAGCGCTCACTGGCAGACCTGATCTAA
- a CDS encoding M15 family metallopeptidase: MRKPLAAAMPIVFAVAVLSGCGDSVKSAAPSNPPTQTANQTTAPGGAAGRTDSAQPANPDNAAGKTDPAQTEKPNGSTGKTDATQTGKPDNDSGKNGAAQPAGKGDALQVVAQPDSITVLVNKQFALPKDYEPKDLVYPDVPFTFKEKIEKRMMRKEAAKALEQLFAGAKKDGVALAGVSAYRSYATQTAVFNNYVKKDGEAKARTYSAYPGTSEHETGLAIDISGSDGKCAAADCFAGTKEAKWLDQHAAEYGFIVRYPKGKESITGYSYEPWHIRYVGTKISKEIADKGITLEEYLNAVPVSR; encoded by the coding sequence ATGCGCAAACCATTGGCGGCTGCGATGCCGATTGTTTTTGCCGTTGCCGTTTTGTCAGGCTGCGGCGATTCCGTGAAATCAGCTGCACCCTCGAATCCACCAACCCAGACTGCAAACCAGACGACTGCGCCCGGCGGAGCCGCCGGCAGAACCGACTCGGCGCAACCGGCCAATCCGGATAACGCTGCGGGCAAAACCGACCCGGCGCAAACGGAAAAGCCGAACGGCTCTACCGGAAAAACCGATGCCACGCAAACCGGCAAGCCGGATAATGATTCCGGAAAAAACGGTGCGGCACAACCCGCGGGGAAGGGAGACGCGCTGCAGGTCGTTGCCCAACCGGACAGCATCACCGTGCTGGTGAACAAGCAGTTCGCGCTGCCGAAGGATTACGAGCCGAAAGATCTCGTATACCCCGACGTACCTTTTACGTTCAAGGAAAAAATCGAGAAACGCATGATGCGCAAAGAGGCCGCGAAAGCGCTGGAGCAGCTTTTTGCCGGTGCGAAAAAGGACGGAGTGGCGCTCGCAGGCGTTTCCGCTTATCGTTCTTATGCCACGCAAACGGCAGTGTTCAACAATTATGTCAAAAAGGACGGAGAAGCCAAAGCGCGCACTTACAGCGCTTATCCCGGTACGAGCGAGCATGAGACCGGCCTTGCCATCGACATATCCGGCAGCGACGGGAAATGCGCGGCTGCGGATTGCTTCGCGGGCACGAAAGAAGCGAAGTGGCTCGACCAGCATGCGGCCGAGTACGGTTTTATCGTCCGTTATCCGAAAGGCAAGGAGTCCATCACCGGATACTCTTACGAGCCTTGGCACATCCGATATGTCGGAACGAAAATTTCCAAAGAAATCGCAGACAAAGGAATCACGTTGGAAGAGTACCTTAACGCCGTTCCGGTATCCCGGTAA
- a CDS encoding response regulator, which yields MHLLIVDDEPVIRSGLVKMAEQYSPAFTGIRTAANGLEALQMIRELEPGIVLTDIRMPKMDGLELCQTIHDDYEHIRLVVISGYSDFEYAQKCLSYGVRHYLLKPVTKPDVHEVFDKLVKRPAKGYVPVFKYVEWIENLEMSIWSLQQEEFETLLGRWREHCLGAQLNAAQLHELLSDCLELLYRRLQARGCLAAALLDFRDEGRPGTALDTMDAFERGLRRAFRELSASRKGMFKDPMEEAKTYIDERLSQEITLEEVAELVGLTPTYFSALFKKITNETFVKYRIKKRMEKAQQLLALPHLRITDVAAEVGYDDYPHFTKTFKKVVGVSPSEYRAALGIK from the coding sequence ATGCACTTACTGATCGTCGACGATGAACCGGTCATCCGCAGCGGACTTGTCAAAATGGCGGAGCAGTATTCGCCGGCCTTTACCGGCATCCGCACGGCGGCAAATGGGCTGGAGGCGCTGCAAATGATCCGCGAACTCGAGCCCGGCATCGTGCTTACCGATATTCGTATGCCGAAGATGGACGGGCTGGAGCTGTGCCAAACGATTCATGACGATTACGAGCACATCCGGCTTGTTGTGATTTCCGGCTACAGTGATTTTGAATACGCGCAAAAATGTTTGTCGTACGGGGTCCGTCACTACTTGCTGAAGCCGGTGACGAAGCCGGATGTGCATGAGGTGTTCGATAAACTGGTCAAGCGGCCGGCTAAAGGTTACGTGCCTGTATTCAAGTATGTGGAATGGATCGAAAACCTGGAGATGAGCATATGGTCGCTGCAGCAGGAAGAGTTCGAAACTTTGCTCGGCCGCTGGCGGGAGCACTGTCTTGGAGCGCAGCTGAATGCAGCGCAGCTCCATGAGCTGCTTTCGGACTGCCTGGAGCTGCTGTACAGACGATTGCAAGCGCGGGGATGCCTGGCGGCAGCGCTGCTTGACTTCAGGGATGAAGGACGGCCCGGGACCGCATTGGATACGATGGACGCTTTCGAACGTGGGCTGCGGCGCGCGTTCCGGGAATTGTCAGCCTCCCGCAAAGGGATGTTTAAAGATCCGATGGAAGAAGCAAAAACGTATATCGACGAACGTTTGTCCCAGGAGATCACGCTGGAGGAAGTTGCCGAGCTCGTCGGCCTTACTCCCACTTACTTCAGCGCGCTGTTCAAAAAAATAACGAACGAAACGTTCGTCAAATACCGAATCAAAAAGCGGATGGAGAAGGCGCAGCAGCTTCTTGCTTTGCCGCACCTGCGGATTACCGATGTGGCGGCGGAGGTCGGATACGACGATTACCCACATTTTACGAAAACGTTTAAAAAGGTCGTCGGCGTTTCTCCTTCCGAATACCGCGCGGCGCTGGGGATCAAATGA
- a CDS encoding cache domain-containing sensor histidine kinase, whose protein sequence is MKKASLYRKLLLYFLLVIIVSLTSVGVFTYRMSSRELDRQVKEQMAQIAGNALHHTDLYLKSYERAIVSLLTSKDVKRFVDLPENREDYTYYEVRRSIKEFSIEPIFIRNPEIAAVYIISFSGNAVYYYNDIPGESFKPRDIQEQLQFFGRTARAGGKLTILNHSILEGQQNKMLTFVRQIRGLSSPEPRGYLAIEMRNMELSALWKGIDLGKSGYFFIVDENGQVIHHPDSGKIGTMVDADLRGSLSAAGDRDFVAKENGQERMYMSRRSDYSGWNLVVSMPLDEVMKPVSNIRLTTIVVGGFTLVFALWLAYRLSKSITGPIQVLKNGMRETEKGNWVMIPLPDQRDEIAELMVRYNTMVKRLSELVDQVYAAELNNQQMRMERQQAEFQSLQLQINPHFLYNTLETIVCYAVVRDSEEISEIVKALAYMLRYSVQTNLEEITVANELKHVLYYLVVLRHRIGRDFEIDVAIEPQYLLKNMVRLTLQPLVENAFQHAFPDGVEDYHYIRIDAGVEDGRFWVSVEDNGAGMSEARLSELREKLRANRLAEQGSDAAGGKGGIGIVNVHRRIQMVFGEQYGLSIESEEDRGTKLIMVMPESVPGRAAG, encoded by the coding sequence ATGAAAAAGGCGAGCCTGTACCGGAAGCTGCTGCTCTATTTTCTCCTCGTCATTATCGTGTCGCTGACTTCCGTCGGTGTGTTCACTTACCGAATGTCCTCCCGGGAGCTGGACCGGCAGGTCAAGGAGCAAATGGCGCAAATTGCCGGCAACGCCCTGCACCATACGGACCTGTATTTGAAGTCGTACGAGAGGGCGATCGTATCGCTGCTGACGAGCAAGGACGTCAAGCGTTTTGTCGATTTGCCCGAAAACCGCGAGGATTATACGTATTACGAGGTCCGGCGCTCCATCAAGGAGTTCAGCATTGAGCCGATTTTCATCCGCAACCCGGAAATCGCCGCCGTCTACATCATCAGCTTTAGCGGCAATGCGGTGTATTACTACAACGATATTCCCGGCGAATCGTTCAAGCCCCGCGATATTCAAGAGCAGCTGCAATTTTTCGGGCGCACGGCGCGTGCCGGGGGAAAACTGACGATCCTGAACCATAGCATCTTGGAGGGCCAGCAAAACAAAATGCTTACCTTCGTCCGGCAAATCCGGGGGTTGTCCTCGCCTGAACCGCGGGGGTATTTGGCGATTGAAATGCGCAATATGGAGCTGTCGGCTTTATGGAAAGGAATCGATCTAGGGAAAAGCGGATATTTTTTCATCGTGGATGAAAACGGTCAGGTAATCCATCACCCGGACAGCGGCAAAATAGGGACGATGGTCGATGCGGATTTGCGGGGCAGCTTGTCCGCAGCGGGCGACCGGGACTTTGTGGCGAAGGAGAACGGGCAGGAGCGCATGTACATGAGCCGCCGTTCCGATTACTCCGGGTGGAACCTCGTGGTGTCGATGCCGCTGGACGAGGTGATGAAGCCGGTATCGAACATCCGCTTGACGACGATCGTCGTCGGCGGCTTTACACTGGTCTTTGCGCTATGGCTCGCCTACCGGCTGAGCAAATCGATCACCGGTCCGATCCAGGTGCTGAAAAACGGCATGCGCGAGACGGAAAAAGGCAACTGGGTGATGATCCCGTTGCCTGATCAGCGCGACGAGATCGCCGAGTTGATGGTGCGCTACAATACGATGGTGAAGCGGCTTTCCGAGCTTGTCGATCAGGTATACGCCGCCGAGCTGAACAACCAACAGATGCGGATGGAGCGGCAGCAGGCCGAGTTCCAATCGCTGCAGCTGCAAATCAACCCGCATTTTCTGTACAACACGCTGGAAACGATCGTCTGTTACGCCGTCGTTCGCGATTCCGAAGAAATTTCGGAGATCGTCAAGGCGCTGGCGTACATGCTCCGCTATTCGGTGCAGACGAATCTGGAGGAAATCACGGTTGCCAACGAGCTGAAGCATGTGCTGTATTATTTGGTCGTGCTGCGCCACAGGATCGGCCGGGATTTTGAAATCGACGTGGCTATCGAACCCCAGTATTTGTTGAAAAATATGGTCCGGCTTACACTTCAGCCTCTGGTGGAAAATGCGTTCCAGCATGCTTTTCCCGACGGCGTGGAGGATTACCACTATATCCGCATCGACGCCGGCGTGGAGGACGGCCGCTTCTGGGTGAGCGTCGAAGACAACGGTGCGGGTATGTCCGAGGCGAGGCTGAGCGAGCTGAGAGAGAAGCTGCGGGCCAACCGGCTCGCGGAGCAAGGAAGCGACGCGGCCGGGGGTAAAGGCGGCATTGGCATCGTAAACGTGCATCGCCGCATTCAGATGGTGTTCGGCGAGCAGTATGGGTTGAGCATCGAAAGTGAGGAAGATCGCGGAACGAAACTGATTATGGTCATGCCGGAATCGGTACCGGGCAGGGCGGCCGGGTAA